In the genome of Candidatus Binataceae bacterium, one region contains:
- a CDS encoding aldo/keto reductase has product MEFAKIAGTDLSVSRIGLGTWSIGGWMWGGSDDDEAVRTIRSALDHGINLIDTAPVYGFGHAEELVGRAIQESGARDRVVLATKVGLDWRAGQPFRDSRRLRIVAEVEASLRRLRTDRIDIYQVHWPDPATPIAETAEAMLKLLEQGKIRAIGVSNFSREQMHEFRQVARIHIAQPPFNLFERESEKVVLPYCAWHGISAFAYGPICRGLLSGRMKPDTRFADDDLRSTDPKFQGARYRQYLSAVERLDRFARDNFGKRVIHLALRWVLDQLGVTAALWGARRPDQLEPIDQVMGWSIQNGALAQIDRILRETISDPGGAEFMAPPSRSARFVGEQKETAIAAGAMQ; this is encoded by the coding sequence ATGGAATTCGCAAAAATCGCCGGAACCGATTTGTCGGTCTCTCGAATTGGACTGGGCACCTGGTCTATCGGCGGATGGATGTGGGGTGGTTCGGACGACGATGAGGCCGTTCGCACCATACGGTCCGCTTTGGATCACGGTATCAACCTGATCGATACCGCTCCGGTCTATGGCTTCGGCCATGCCGAAGAACTGGTCGGCCGCGCCATACAGGAGAGCGGGGCACGCGATCGCGTGGTGCTGGCGACCAAGGTCGGCCTGGATTGGCGCGCTGGTCAGCCGTTTCGGGACTCGCGCCGATTGCGCATTGTGGCCGAGGTCGAGGCCTCGTTGCGCCGGTTGCGCACCGATCGCATCGACATCTACCAGGTGCATTGGCCTGATCCCGCAACCCCGATTGCGGAGACCGCGGAGGCGATGCTCAAGCTTTTGGAGCAGGGCAAGATTCGTGCGATCGGAGTGAGCAACTTCTCGCGCGAACAGATGCACGAATTTCGCCAGGTCGCTCGTATCCACATCGCGCAACCCCCCTTCAACCTTTTCGAGCGGGAGAGCGAGAAAGTCGTCCTTCCCTATTGCGCCTGGCACGGCATCTCGGCGTTCGCATACGGACCAATTTGCCGCGGCTTGCTAAGCGGGCGAATGAAGCCTGACACACGTTTTGCGGATGACGACCTGCGCAGTACCGATCCCAAGTTCCAGGGCGCGCGCTATCGACAGTACCTGTCCGCGGTTGAGCGCCTGGATCGCTTCGCCCGCGACAACTTCGGCAAGCGCGTCATCCATCTCGCGCTCCGCTGGGTGCTCGATCAGCTCGGCGTCACCGCGGCGTTGTGGGGCGCGCGCCGGCCCGATCAGTTGGAACCAATCGACCAGGTCATGGGATGGTCGATCCAAAATGGTGCACTCGCCCAAATCGACCGCATCCTGCGCGAAACTATATCGGACCCGGGCGGTGCGGAATTCATGGCGCCGCCGTCGCGAAGCGCGCGCTTCGTGGGCGAGCAGAAAGAGACCGCTATCGCAGCCGGGGCGATGCAGTGA